Within Nitrospira sp. MA-1, the genomic segment TTATCCCGACAGGCATGAGAACAGCGGTGGAACTATAGAGAAGGCTGATCTGTGCTCCGTTTGGTAAGTGGAAGGATGAGGAAAGCGTAATGGCAAAATGGATGGCAGAAATTGATCAACGGACCGGGTTGGCCGGGGCCAATAAGATGGAACTTTTAATGTTCCATTTTGGGACTAATGAGACTTACGGGATTAATGTTTTTAAGATTCGCGAAGTCATGAAGCTCCCACCCGTGGTGAAAATTCCGGACTCCGATCCCCGAATCCTGGGTTTAGTGAATCTCCGTGGAGAAAATATCGCATTAGTGGATTTAAAACAGGCGATTGGACTCGGGCCCTTGGACCCGGTTGGCGCGAAGTTGATCATTGCGGAATATAACGATAACAAACAGGGATTTTTGGTAGGCGGCGTTGATCGGATCATTCGTATGTCGTGGGAACGGATTCAAATTCCCCCCCCGATGGTCCAGTCCAGCCGGCAAGGGGCGGTCACGGCTATTACGAAATTAGAGGATGGCCGAATGGTGTTAATTCTAGATGTGGAAAAGGTGTTGTCCGAATTGCACCCCAGAAGTGAAGAGGAAGTCCTCGTTGGGATTGAACTGAACGATGAATTAGCCGGAAAACGTGTGTTGGTTGCCGACGATTCGCTTGTGGCCAGAAAACAAATTACCAAAACGCTGGAACGGTTGGGCATGAAATACGAAGAAACACAGACGGGAAAAGAGGCGCTCACCCGGTTACGACAGTATGCGGAGTTGGGTGACAAAACGGATCGAACCATTTTCGACTTTGTCGTTGGGGTTATTACCGACATTGAAATGCCAGAAATGGACGGATTTTCCCTGACAAAGGCTATCCGTGAAGATTCCCGATTGCAGGGCCTTCCGATCTTGATGCATTCCTCCTTGTCCGGACAGTGTAATGTGGATAAAGGAAAGGCTTTGGGTGTGACAGATTATGTGACCAAATTTCATCCAACCGACCTTCGTGACAAATTAGTTCAACATCTCGGAAATTCTTCTGGAGTCGTGGTGTCCTCGTAAAGGAAAGAATAATTATTGTAATTGTTGAGAAGAATGTACTACCCCATCTCGAGATCCATGAAAAGATTAACAAGAGGATACCAATGAGGAAGCCCACGTGGAATGTAGGCATTACGACAAAATTAGTTTGGATTCTTGTGTTTTTTTCGCTGATTCCTTTGAGTGTTCAAGTGTATTCGTTGTTCCAAACTGGAGAGGTCTTGAAAAAAGAGGTTGGGGTTCAATACGAAGACGTGGCAAAAGTGATTGTTGAAAAAATTTCCCTCTATCTCGCTGAGCGTTCTGCGGATGCCCAGATCTTAAGTCGGAGTCCAATTCTGGGTGGTGCAGCATTATGGGAACAGGCTGTCCGTCCCTCACAGGAATTCGTCCAGGTATTGAATGCGTATGTTCAGGCAACCGGCATGTATTCTTTGGTTCAAGTGGTGGATTTGGATGGCAATCTGATCGCCGTAAATGATCAAGATGCAGAAGGCCTGCCTCTTCGGACGGAAAAGTTGTACGGAAAAAGTTATAGATTGACTCCGTGGTTTCGAGCCCTCCAACAGGGGGAAGAAAGTATACGCTTAACAGAGTCTTCTTTGACAAGAAATGTGCCCCAAGAGGTCTTTGTGGAAAACGTCATGGTCGATCAGGATGTGCAGGCACTCTTCCCCCAAGAGAGCAGTTTGACAATCGGGCTCTCGGTTCCTCTCTATGCTAAGGGGCGAGTGGTTGGGTATGGGAGCCATCGCATGAAGTTTTCAAAAATTGAAGCTTTTTTCCAAGAGGCATACCTGGATTTAAAAAAGGCCGGGTTTCCCCATGCGGAACTAACCCTACAGGATGGCAAAGGTATGACGCTGATGGAATATGCTCCGGCTGTCCATGGAACAGAGGAAATGATTCACGATTTAGAAAATGTGGTGTTTAAGGAAAACCTGCCTCAGTTGGGCCTTGAGGCCGCACAATTGGCGATTCAGGGCCAGTCCGGAAACGCCAGAAATTTTCATCCCGGGAAAAACGCGAATCAAGTCATCGGATATAGCCCGATGTCAGGGGCGGGGGGATCGTTGGGGATGCACTGGTCCGTGTTAGTGCAAGTTCCGGAGAATGAAGCATTCAGTCATGTCAGGAGCCTGACCAATAAAACCTTGTTGGAGATGCTGTTGGGGCTTCTCGTGGTGGTCCCCATTGGAATCTTTATGGGAAGAAAAGTCGTGAGCCGACTGAAACCCGTGTGGGAAGTGGCGGCGAAAGCCTCGAAGGGGGATTTCACTCACCGGGTTCCCGTGAAGACTCAAGACGAACTCGGGCAAATGGGTTTAGCCTTGAATAACCTGTTGGATGAATTAAACCGGATGCTTTTGCAAACACGGAACGTCGCTCACTCCCTGTCTCAAGCGTCGGTCCAATTGTCCTCGGTAGGCCATCAGGTCGTTCGCGCCAGCCAATCACAAGTTCACCAAGCCACTCAGGTTGCTGAAGCGGTTGAGGAAATGTCTGCTACCGCGGATGATATGGCTCGACACACGCAGGCCTTGGCCTCGACGGCCTCAGGGGTCAATGATTCGGCCGTCCGGGGTGGGGATATTGTGGTCTCTTCTATTCATGGGATGGAATCGGTATCCAACCGGATTCAGGAATCCGCCAGCCGTATTCAGAATTTAGGACAACGTTCCAAGGATATTGGGGACATTATTGGAGTAATCCAGGATATTGCGGAACAGACCAATCTTTTGGCGCTCAATGCAGCCATTGAAGCTGCAAGGGCAGGGGAGCAGGGTCGAGGGTTTGCTGTGGTTGCCGATGAGGTGCGAAAACTGGCTGAGCGAACGGGGAAAGCGACAAAAGAAATTGCGACGGTTATCGAATCTGTACAGGCTGGCACTCACGAAGCGGTTCTTTCGATGGAGGCGGGAACTGAAGAGGCGCATTCCGGCATGGTGCTGGCCAGGGAAGCGGGGAGTCGATTAACGGAGATCGTCCAGGGGGTTCAACGGGTGGTGGATATGATTCAACATTTTGCCGAATCCACGAAACAACAGTCTGCGGTCTCCGGAAAAATCTCTTCGAGTATTCAACAGGTCGCGCAACTCAGTCAGGATAATGAAAGCCACATTCAGGGGGTGGCGACGGCAACGAAGCAATTTGCGGCATTGGCAGAGGATCTCCAAACATCGCTTAGTCGGTTTACGCTAAAAAGATAATACCATCCTTTGTTCAATGTGTCCCTGGTGATGGACGTGTATGCAGTGCTTAAGAATCGGTCATAAACTCGTATTAATTCTGGGAACCCTAGCCGTTGGAATGATTGTCTGCGGCCTAACCGTGATTTACCAGCAAGAGCTTGGCAGGTTGCAGGTGAATTTGGAGGAAGAAGGAAGGATTATTCAAGCGCAACTTGAAGTCACGAGAGCCTATATTGCCAAAAATTATGTGGGGAAAATAAAACAATCGTCCATGGGGCCTCATCTGCATGTGTCTCGTGATCATGAGCAAGATCCCGATGCCGTTCCTTTTCCCGCCACTGCCATACAGGAAATCGGCAAGGAGTTGAGATTGGCGGGAGGGTATCAGGCCCGGTATGTGAGTGATCAGCCGATGAATCCCGCCAATGCGCCGAAAGATACGTTCGAGCAGAAGGCTCTTGATCTACTGAAAAATGGGGCAAAGGGTCTCAGCGAAATTGAGACGATCAACGGGGTTCCCACCTTTCGACGGGTGAGTGCCGATGTGGCTACCGTGGAGGCCTGCGTAAATTGTCATGGCGGGAAAAAATTGGGAGATGTGCTTGGAATGTTGTCTCTTTCAATTCCGATAACGCAGGCGAAAGAGGCGATGGTCAGTTCGGTGCTCCATTCAGGAATGTGGTTGATCGGAATCGTCGGCATTTTCGTGAGTGCGGTGCATTGGTTGGTTTATCGACTTGTGTTGAAACCTCTATATGCCTTAATGGGTATCTGTCGTGATATTGCACAGGGCGAAGGCGATCTGACGAAACGAGTGCCGGTTGGAAATGGCTCTGATGAAATCGTGGAACTCAGTCACGACCTCAATTCATTTATTGAAAAGATGCAGTTGGCGTTGTCGTTGGTCAGTCAAGCAACAAACCGTCTTGTAACGTCCACCGTTCGGCTTTCTGCGACCGTGGATGGGGTAGTTTCAACCGCTGAAGGGCAGGATGGCCGTTTTTTGCAGGCAGCTTCCGTTGTGGAGGAAATGACCAGGACGGCGGGGGAAGTGGCGCGACATTCTACCGAAGCTGCACGGATTGCTCAGGAAACGGCCCAAACAGCCCGTGGCGGGCAGAATGAGATGAAGCAATCCGTGATGGACATGCAGCAGGTTTCTCATGCAGTGGTCCATGCCGCAAACATTATTACCGCACTCGGGCGGTCTTCGGATCAAATTGGTGAAATCGTTCGCGTGATTGAGGATATTGCGGATCAGACAAATCTTTTGGCACTCAATGCGGCGATTGAGGCTGCTCGGGCGGGTGAACAAGGACGAGGGTTCGCTGTGGTTGCCGATGAAGTGCGGAAGTTAGCAGAACGGACGACCAGGGCAACAAAAGAAATTGGGGATATGATCCGAGAAATTCAGAAGGATACACGAAGTGCTGTTTCGTCGATGGAGCAAGGGACAAATCAGGTCGGACAGGGGGTGGCGTTAGCCAAGAAAACCGGAGAGGCTTTGGCAAACATTCATTCTATGATCAATGCTACGGCGGGGATGATTCAACAAATTGCCAATGCTACGGAAGTGCAATCCACGGCCACGCGACAAATTGCCAGCGATTTAGAATCCATGACCCAGGCAACACGTCAGGCAAACAGAGGAGTCTTTCAATCGGCCCAAGCCTGTCATGATTTACGGGTGGTGGCCGTGGATCTTCAGAAGTTGGCCGGATCATTTAAGGTGTAACTCAAAGATTCCCCTGTTCAGTGGGTTGTCAAACATCCTTATGGGGCGGATGGGGGGTTCTGGTTGATGGAACCGTTGAGTCCTGTTGATTGGTCGGTCGAGTGAGGAAGCTTTTTCTTGGCGACAACCTGTTCCAGCATGGTGACAGAGTCCTTGAGTAGGTCCGCTGCGCAGGCCAAGGTGACATGCAATTGTTTCCAAGCATCATCCCAGCGGCCCTCAAGTTGTAGGTCCTGAAAACGTCGATGTTGTTCTTGCAGAATGGCTTTTTTTGCATCAAGGAGTAATCGGTCGGCTTGTGAACTGGCTAGTCTGTCCATGGAATGAATCCTTTATTTCGCTGCATGATAATGAAGTAATAATGGTGTTCACCCTATCAGAGCCCTTGTTGAAGCCTCAAGGTACTGATGATTGACGTTGGTGGGGAATGTGGAGGTTTCGGTGAGATTGTTTCAAATTGTCACATACCTCCAAGGGAGCCTAATGCCTGTTGCTGGGGATCAATGAGAAGCAATGACTTTCACATTGCAAAATCGATGGTGGATGGTTGGAAATTGCTGACGAATCGAGTTTTGCATTTAACAAAAATGAACTGCCCGTATTGAGGAAAATGATGCCACGGGCGATGGGGTTCCATGCTGCAGGTTCAGTGAATGAGCTATGTCATTGAGGTGATTGGAGAAAAAAGCTTGGTGATGGTTCTTACCCAACGATTCTCACAAGGTCGGAACGGGACAGGAGAAAGACTTTTGACGCGTCTGGAGGGACACAAGTCATGCAGAATACATTGACGAAGGTCTTACCTCATGATGATTTTGGGGAGGACTGTGGAGTTGTTCTCCAAATGGTGAGTTTTCAGTTGGGGGACGAAATCTTTGCCATTGATATTTTAGGGGTTCAAGAAATTATTCGTATGCTGGACATCACTCAGGTTCCGAATGCGCCTCATTATGTGGACGGGGTGGTGAATCTGCGTGGAAAAGTGATCCCCATTATTAACCTTCGGGCCCGCTTTGGTCTGTCTGGGACGGAACCAACCAAGGATACTCGAATTGTGGTTGTAGAAGTCGCTCATATGATTTTAGGATTTGTCGTCGATTCTGTTGAAGAAGTCTTACGCCTGTCGGAAGAATGTATTGAAATACCCCCCCCTACTGGTCGAGGAGGAGCCGAAGAATGTCATAAGGGGGTCGGACTGGTGAATGGGTCTTTGGTGCTACTGCTGGACCTTGAACGCTTGTTTAATAATCAGACTTTTTAATAAGAAAGAGTCGTCCATTATGGATATTTTATCGGTATTGGGCATCATAGTTTCCCTTGGCGCCATTGTGGGGGGGCAACATCTGGAGGGCGGGCATTTAAGTTCCATTCTCCAAGGGACGGCATTTTTGATTGTGATGGGAGGCACCTTAGGTGCGGTGATGCTGCAATTCCCTCTTCCAATTTTCCTGAAAGCTCTTTCCAGTGCGAGCATGGTATTTGGAAATGTG encodes:
- a CDS encoding chemotaxis protein, coding for MAKWMAEIDQRTGLAGANKMELLMFHFGTNETYGINVFKIREVMKLPPVVKIPDSDPRILGLVNLRGENIALVDLKQAIGLGPLDPVGAKLIIAEYNDNKQGFLVGGVDRIIRMSWERIQIPPPMVQSSRQGAVTAITKLEDGRMVLILDVEKVLSELHPRSEEEVLVGIELNDELAGKRVLVADDSLVARKQITKTLERLGMKYEETQTGKEALTRLRQYAELGDKTDRTIFDFVVGVITDIEMPEMDGFSLTKAIREDSRLQGLPILMHSSLSGQCNVDKGKALGVTDYVTKFHPTDLRDKLVQHLGNSSGVVVSS
- a CDS encoding methyl-accepting chemotaxis protein, with the protein product MRKPTWNVGITTKLVWILVFFSLIPLSVQVYSLFQTGEVLKKEVGVQYEDVAKVIVEKISLYLAERSADAQILSRSPILGGAALWEQAVRPSQEFVQVLNAYVQATGMYSLVQVVDLDGNLIAVNDQDAEGLPLRTEKLYGKSYRLTPWFRALQQGEESIRLTESSLTRNVPQEVFVENVMVDQDVQALFPQESSLTIGLSVPLYAKGRVVGYGSHRMKFSKIEAFFQEAYLDLKKAGFPHAELTLQDGKGMTLMEYAPAVHGTEEMIHDLENVVFKENLPQLGLEAAQLAIQGQSGNARNFHPGKNANQVIGYSPMSGAGGSLGMHWSVLVQVPENEAFSHVRSLTNKTLLEMLLGLLVVVPIGIFMGRKVVSRLKPVWEVAAKASKGDFTHRVPVKTQDELGQMGLALNNLLDELNRMLLQTRNVAHSLSQASVQLSSVGHQVVRASQSQVHQATQVAEAVEEMSATADDMARHTQALASTASGVNDSAVRGGDIVVSSIHGMESVSNRIQESASRIQNLGQRSKDIGDIIGVIQDIAEQTNLLALNAAIEAARAGEQGRGFAVVADEVRKLAERTGKATKEIATVIESVQAGTHEAVLSMEAGTEEAHSGMVLAREAGSRLTEIVQGVQRVVDMIQHFAESTKQQSAVSGKISSSIQQVAQLSQDNESHIQGVATATKQFAALAEDLQTSLSRFTLKR
- a CDS encoding methyl-accepting chemotaxis protein produces the protein MQCLRIGHKLVLILGTLAVGMIVCGLTVIYQQELGRLQVNLEEEGRIIQAQLEVTRAYIAKNYVGKIKQSSMGPHLHVSRDHEQDPDAVPFPATAIQEIGKELRLAGGYQARYVSDQPMNPANAPKDTFEQKALDLLKNGAKGLSEIETINGVPTFRRVSADVATVEACVNCHGGKKLGDVLGMLSLSIPITQAKEAMVSSVLHSGMWLIGIVGIFVSAVHWLVYRLVLKPLYALMGICRDIAQGEGDLTKRVPVGNGSDEIVELSHDLNSFIEKMQLALSLVSQATNRLVTSTVRLSATVDGVVSTAEGQDGRFLQAASVVEEMTRTAGEVARHSTEAARIAQETAQTARGGQNEMKQSVMDMQQVSHAVVHAANIITALGRSSDQIGEIVRVIEDIADQTNLLALNAAIEAARAGEQGRGFAVVADEVRKLAERTTRATKEIGDMIREIQKDTRSAVSSMEQGTNQVGQGVALAKKTGEALANIHSMINATAGMIQQIANATEVQSTATRQIASDLESMTQATRQANRGVFQSAQACHDLRVVAVDLQKLAGSFKV
- a CDS encoding chemotaxis protein CheW is translated as MQNTLTKVLPHDDFGEDCGVVLQMVSFQLGDEIFAIDILGVQEIIRMLDITQVPNAPHYVDGVVNLRGKVIPIINLRARFGLSGTEPTKDTRIVVVEVAHMILGFVVDSVEEVLRLSEECIEIPPPTGRGGAEECHKGVGLVNGSLVLLLDLERLFNNQTF